Proteins from a single region of Enoplosus armatus isolate fEnoArm2 chromosome 6, fEnoArm2.hap1, whole genome shotgun sequence:
- the LOC139286036 gene encoding uncharacterized protein gives MTTNIISSSVIMSPRKRPLVPVSSRRKAVDDYFPFNFLPVECQLHVLSFLTEVDKCSCALVCLSWSCLVRSWKLWRVADYSRRGVFHLGQEGLLVSNREFERWKSWVHHYTHHLISRRASLLTLKASFDLGDRCNKWGELLSHLLDNVHCRDLSHLDLNWTFTLLEPLDLRVHSSSSSHQDSITKMDQVTSFQELLSTLTHSCPRISKMRLHFDWSDLSVSLLTQFQQLRVLELKYFWVFKGVTPSTLQTLTKSLPNLKSLTLHILVPLRNLGISYILESESLEFLDVSPSRGLVFSCLRLPALRELRAKKIVRGITLDRRTRLRIQSRWPCLYHVLREGTPKLQALNNERLLTTWREGSYGELSAILEQSCYCVQHLDSWLW, from the exons ATGACCACCAATATTATTTCCTCGTCTGTCATCATGTCACCGCGGAAAAGACCCCTGGTCCCTGTAAGCAGCCGGCGGAAAGCAGTGGACGACTACTTCCCGTTCAATTTCCTGCCGGTGGAGTGCCAGCTGCACGTCCTGTCCTTTCTCACTGAGGTGGATAAATGCAGCTGCGCTTTGGTCTGCTTGAGCTGGAGCTGCCTTGTCCGCTCGTGGAAGCTGTGGCGGGTGGCAGACTATTCCCGTCGCGGCGTCTTCCACCTGGGCCAGGAGGGGCTGCTCGTTTCCAACCGCGAGTTCGAGAGGTGGAAATCCTGGGTCCACCATTACACCCACCACCTCATCTCGCGTCGGGCCAGCCTGCTCACGCTGAAGGCCAGCTTCGACCTGGGGGATCGCTGCAACAAGTGGGGCGAGCTGCTGAGCCACCTGCTGGATAACGTCCACTGCAGGGACCTCAGCCACCTGGACCTTAACTGGACCTTTACTCTTCTTGAGCCACTGGACCTCAGGGTCCACTCCAGTTCCAGTTCGCATCAGGACAGCATTACCAAGATGGACCAG gtGACCAGTTTCCAGGAGCTGCTGAGCACACTGACCCACAGCTGCCCGCGCATCTCCAAGATGCGGTTGCACTTCGACTGGTCGGACTTGTCCGTGTCGCTGCTCACCCAGTTCCAGCAGCTCCGAGTCCTCGAGCTCAAATACTTCTGGGTCTTTAAAGGGGTGACTCCCTCGACGCTGCAAACCTTAACCAAATCTCTGCCGAACCTGAAGTCTCTGACTTTACACATCCTGGTGCCGCTGAGGAACCTGGGCATCTCGTACATTCTGGAGTCCGAATCTCTGGAGTTCCTGGACGTGTCGCCCAGCCGAGGCCTGGTCTTCTCCTGTCTGAGGCTGCCCGCCCTGCGCGAGCTTCGAGCCAAGAAGATCGTCCGCGGCATCACGCTGGACCGGAGGACCAGGTTGAGGATCCAGAGCCGCTGGCCCTGCCTGTACCACGTCCTCCGGGAGGGGACGCCGAAGCTCCAGGCCCTCAACAACGAGAGGCTACTCACCACGTGGAGAGAGGGGAGCTATGGGGAGCTGTCCGCCATCCTGGAACAGTCCTGCTACTGTGTTCAGCATCTAGACAGCTGGCTTTGGTAG
- the anpeplb gene encoding alanyl (membrane) aminopeptidase-like b, with translation MPKESSVSSKAIAAAFVFLTVSVIAGIVTMIILYKTEISTLNPTPRPTFPSTTTGPPPVMRLPKNLIPQSYKVFLQPHLYTRIIEEVNVTSPNQTMLFTGNSTVNFHCVQRTSSIYLNSRDLAVSNPVVMDQNTNEVLPVSGLKYHEDASDFLEIQLNYALEAGGNYSLFLAFKGEITERLDALYVSTYLEGNPAYEGDPNTERFLAATNMEPTDARRVFPCFDEPEMKAVFDVTIIHRRDTTALGNEEKSGSSIIDDDWQYTSFHPTPKMSTYLFAFTVSEFTSVPSPHGRVEISTFARPDAIAARHAEYAANITGKILEFYESYFGINYQQKTLDQIALPDLNPAAMENWGLITYQEGDLLYEEGVSSLLHKEVIVTLIAHELAHQWFGNLVTMKWWNEIWLNEGFATYMSYFAVDDVEPTFKIKDTLVLSDLHTAFEEDALASSHPLSPPPEDVQETFEIVEMFDAITYAKGGFVLRMLADVVEERVFNKGIKMYLSEFRYKNTDQNDLWEYIEKAVKEDGGHTKVATVMEPWTKQIGYPVVTINTTNGEVYQKHFLFNDSTESSLWWYVPIRVMSNTSGSSFFWLETSATVTKDELISKSGEWILANVNCTGYYRVNYNPENWQRLLTQLETNPHRIPPMNRGQLVDDAFNLARAKLVNVTLALNSTRFLRNERGYLPWESAVRNLEYFVLMFDRSEVYGPMQVYLREQVKGLYNFFRNATDNSEVPKDHSLQHNQINAIQVACSNGLPECLAMATKMFADWMNNTNTNHIPPNLRSVIYCQAVAAGGKTEWEFAWNKFQSSSDTSERDQLREALSCTKKVWLLNRYLEYTLNPEKIRLMDVASTINYIAKNVAGQALAWNFIRAHWEYVSLGDGAMLIMGVTSRFSTQFELEELERFATDYDLGPATRAVYQAIEQTQVNIEWVGENKDIILEWFERETAS, from the exons ATGCCGAAAGAGTCCTCCGTGTCCTCTAAGGCCATCGCCGCTGCCTTTGTGTTCCTAACCGTCTCGGTCATCGCCGGCATTGTCACCATGATCATTCTGTACAAGACTGAGATCTCCACATTGAACCCGACGCCCCGTCCGACCTTCCCGTCCACCACGACGGGGCCGCCGCCTGTCATGCGGCTGCCAAAGAACCTCATACCTCAGAGCTACAAGGTCTTCCTCCAGCCTCACCTCTACACCAGAATCATTGAGGAGGTAAACGTGACCAGTCCCAACCAGACGATGCTCTTCACGGGAAACTCCACCGTCAACTTTCACTGCGTCCAGAGGACTAGCTCCATCTACCTTAACAGCAGGGACCTGGCAGTCTCGAACCCCGTGGTGATGgaccaaaacacaaatgaagTGTTGCCTGTTTCCGGACTGAAATACCACGAGGACGCAAGTGATTTCCTCGAGATCCAGTTGAATTATGCGCTGGAGGCAGGAGGCAACTACAGTTTGTTCCTGGCGTTCAAGGGAGAAATAACAGAACGTCTTGATGCGCTGTATGTGAGCACATATCTTGAAGGTAACCCAGCTTATGAAGGAGATCCCAATACAGAGAG ATTCCTTGCCGCCACCAATATGGAACCAACCGATGCCAGGAGAGTGTTCCCTTGTTTCGACGAGCCAGAAATGAAGGCTGTGTTTGATGTGACCATAATCCACAGGCGAGACACGACAGCTCTCGGAAatgaggaaaagtcag gctCCAGCATTATAGACGACGACTGGCAATACACTAGTTTTCATCCGACACCGAAGATGTCAACGTACTTGTTTGCCTTCACGGTTTCGGAGTTCACGTCAGTCCCCTCCCCACATGGGCGTGTGGAAATTAGC ACGTTTGCGCGCCCTGACGCCATTGCAGCAAGACACGCTGAGTATGCAGCCAACATCACCGGAAAGATTCTCGAGTTCTACGAGAGCTACTTTGGAATTAATTACCAGCAGAAAACACTAG ATCAAATTGCGCTGCCAGACTTAAATCCTGCAGCAATGGAAAACTGGGGACTGATCACGTACCAGGAGGGAGACCTGCTCTACGAGGAAGGTGTGTCCTCGTTGTTGCACAAGGAAGTGATCGTCACTCTCATTGCACATGAACTGGCACACCAG TGGTTTGGAAATCTGGTGACAATGAAATGGTGGAACGAAATCTGGCTGAATGAGGGCTTTGCCACCTACATGTCATACTTTGCAGTGGACGACGTTGAGCCTACATTTAAAATA AAAGACACACTTGTCTTGAGCGACCTCCACACAGCGTTTGAGGAGGACGCCCTGGCCTCGTCCCATCCCCTCAGTCCTCCGCCGGAGGATGTCCAGGAGACCTTTGAGATCGTCGAGATGTTTGATGCCATAACCTACGCTAAG GGGGGCTTTGTGCTGAGGATGCTGGCAGACGTCGTGGAGGAAAGGGTGTTCAACAAAGGGATCAAA atGTACCTGTCCGAGTTTAGGTATAAAAACACTGACCAGAATGACCTCTGGGAATATATAGAAAAG GCCGTAAAGGAGGACGGTGGTCACACCAAGGTTGCCACTGTGATGGAACCCTGGACCAAACAAATTGGCTATCCTGTCGTCACCATAAACACTACCAATGGAGAGGTCTACCAGAAGCACTTCCTGTTCAATGACTCTACCGAATCCAG tCTTTGGTGGTACGTCCCGATCAGAGTCATGTCAAATACATCTGGATCTTCTTTTTTCTGGTTGGAAACCAGCGCCACAG TGACGAAAGACGAATTAATTTCTAAGAGTGGAGAGTGGATCCTGGCAAACGTCAACTGCACTGGATACTACAGAGTCAATTACAACCCAGAGAACTGGCAACGCCTCCTGACTCAACTGGAGACAAACCCACAT CGGATCCCACCGATGAACAGAGGGCAGCTTGTCGATGATGCATTTAACTTGGCGAG ggCCAAACTTGTCAACGTGACTCTGGCTCTGAATTCGACCCGCTTCCTACGGAATGAGAGAGGGTACCTTCCCTGGGAATCAGCAGTCAGGAACCTTGAGTACTTTGTCCTCATGTTTGACCGCTCCGAGGTGTATGGACCCATGCAG GTGTACCTCCGGGAACAGGTTAAGGGCCTGTACAACTTCTTCAGGAACGCCACAGACAATTCAGAGGTTCCAAAGGACCACTCCTTACA GCACAACCAGATCAACGCCATACAGGTGGCATGTTCCAATGGACTCCCAGAATGCTTGGCGATGGCTACAAAGATGTTTGCCGACTGGATGaacaacaccaacaccaacca caTCCCCCCCAATCTGCGGTCTGTAATCTACTGCCAAGCTGTGGCTGCTGGCGGGAAGACGGAGTGGGAGTTTGCCTGGAACAAGTTTCAGAGCTCCAGCGACACCTCAGAGAGAGACCAGCTCCGTGAGGCCCTGTCTTGCACCAAGAAAGTCTGGCTGCTCAACAG ATACCTGGAGTACACTTTGAACCCTGAGAAGATACGTCTCATGGATGTTGCTTCCACCATCAACTACATAGCCAAGAACGTGGCGGGGCAGGCGCTGGCCTGGAACTTTATCAGAGCGCACTGGGAATACGTCAGTTTGGG GGACGGAGCGATGCTGATCATGGGCGTGACCAGCCGGTTCTCCACGCAGTTTGAACTGGAGGAg ctggaACGTTTTGCGACAGACTACGACCTGGGTCCTGCTACCAGGGCGGTGTACCAGGCCATAGAGCAAACCCAAGTCAACATCGAGTGGGTCGGCGAGAACAAAGACATCATTCTGGAGTGGTTTGAACGGGAGACAGCTTCATAG
- the arpin gene encoding arpin: MSRIYHNTSLQNKPVHNEKFDRVWSPSAYEGGHGILLEGKLLDVSRHAINDVNNQKVRFYVLYIKPSRIHQRKFDASGKEIEPNFSDTKKVNTGFLMSSYQVEAKGQSDRLSEEQLSKAVNKAELVKITDKHRPSGTWAFWFPESEMDRTELETGQDVRLKTRGNSPFISSLAKVDGGTVTKCNFAGDEQAGASWTDKIMASKADAGASAQSRPGGDGQGAEDDEWDD, translated from the exons ATGAGCCGAATTTACCACAACACGTCTTTACAGAACAAACCAGTGCACAACGAGAAATTTGACCGCGTGTGGTCTCCCTCTGCTTATGAAGG GGGCCACGGGATTCTTCTGGAAGGAAAGCTGCTGGATGTTTCCAGACATGCGATCAATGATGTCAACAATCAAAAG GTCCGTTTCTATGTGCTGTACATCAAACCCAGCCGCATCCATCAAAGGAAGTTTGACGCCAGCGGGAAGGAGATTGAGCCAAACTTCAGTGACACCAAAAAGGTCAACACTGGCTTCCTCATGTCCTCCTACC AGGTGGAAGCTAAAGGGCAGTCAGACCGCCTGTCCGAGGAGCAGCTGTCGAAGGCGGTGAACAAAGCCGAGCTGGTGAAGATAACCGACAAGCACCGACCCAGCGGGACCTGGGCCTTCTGGTTCCCAGAGTCCGAGATGGACCGAACAGAGTTGGAAACAGGACAGGACGTTCGGCTGAAGACCAGAGGGAACAGTCCTTTCATAT CCTCCTTAGCCAAAGTGGACGGTGGCACGGTGACCAAGTGCAACTTTGCCGGAGATGAACAGGCCGGAGCGTCGTGGACGGACAAGATCATGGCCAGCAAGGCCGACGCAGGAGCCAGCGCTCAGAGCCGGCCCGGGGGCGACGGACAAGGGGCAGAGGACGATGAGTGG GACGATTGA
- the fam169b gene encoding protein FAM169B: MYPVDLPAVDDTDLTSASEQYLSSLESRPLNNEWFQSSQTSKVVITANNVRRLQLFEGDQPDCTLLTLHPPDDPTQVVALYLHEKWWCVDDVLRTSSKSRSGLMLVQTITERAIVFLLSRVVERPPQEEALFSPHPRTESCKLLWRDSHAVGFYTVKRKGSLCDSWSTRCYQLPVLDTVLVRRSWRRRGFGLRMLEDLCSSFSTEEFLGVSSPLSPSMVAVCRRFLQRHQEHRERLYEVEAPGGWTQRRNIWLNIQLGRYPLSINGGSSPTSGEPQRRDGDDSSREMQTYNCRPDLTSASTCNVNIPLAIGSSEQQMKPCDPGRGGGGGGGGGGSPGSEISGTGCGPAAHAGDLDLGAPTRPIAQSANAKRALKPKPRGGEPEAGGAQRRAKRVRRT; this comes from the exons ATGTACCCTGTAGACCTCCCAGCTGTGGACGACACTGACCTCACATCAGCATCCGAACAGTACCTCTCTTCTTTGGAGTCAAGGCCTCTGAACAATGAGTGGTTTCAATCATCACAGACGTCAAAG GTAGTGATAACGGCAAACAATGTGAGGCggctgcagctgtttgagggtGACCAACCTGACTGTACACTACTGACACTTCACCCTCCCGATGATCCAACGCAAG TGGTGGCGTTATACCTGCATGAGAAGTGGTGGTGCGTGGATGACGTCTTGCGAACATCCAGCAAATCCAGAAGTGGCTTGATGTTG GTGCAGACCATCACGGAGAGGGCGATCGTGTTCCTGCTCAGCCGGGTGGTGGAGCGGCCCCCACAGGAGGAGGCGTTGTTCTCCCCGCACCCCCGCACAGAGAGCTGCAAACTGCTATGGAGAGACAGCCACGCGGTCGGCTTCTACACCGTCAAACGCAAAG GCAGCCTGTGTGACAGCTGGAGCACTCGCTGCTACCAGCTCCCTGTCCTGGACACAGTGCTggtgaggaggagctggaggaggaggggcttcGGCCTCCGGATGCTGGAGGATTTGTGCTCCTCGTTCTCCACAGAGGAGTTTCTGGGAGTCAGCTCCCCACTATCCCCCAGCATGGTGGCAG tgtgccGGAGGTTCCTGCAGCGGCACCAGGAGCATCGGGAGCGCCTGTATGAGGTGGAGGCTCCGGGGGGCTGGACCCAGCGGCGAAACATCTGGCTCAACATCCAGCTCGGCCGCTACCCCCTCA GTATTAATGGGGGGAGCAGTCCAACGTCGGGAGAACCACAGAGGAGAGACGGAGATGACTCCTCTCGGGAG atgCAGACTTACAATTGTCGACCGGACCTGACCTCAGCGAGCACCTGTAATGTGAACATTCCACTGGCAATAGGCTCGTCCGAACAACAAATGAAACCTTGTGATCcaggccgaggaggaggaggaggaggaggaggcggcggctCCCCAGGCAGCGAAATCTCTGGAACAGGATGTGGCCCCGCGGCCCACGCCGGTGACCTGGACTTGGGAGCTCCCACCAGGCCGATCGCACAGTCCGCAAACGCAAAGCGAGCTCTGAAACCCAAGCCCCGCGGAGGGGAGCCAGAGGCAGGGGGAGCACAAAGACGTGCCAAACGGGTCCGGCGGACATGA